A single window of Streptomyces sp. NBC_00464 DNA harbors:
- a CDS encoding NCS2 family permease yields MTQQSVEPKTGAEDAGPGSRVPAGRSWLDRYFHISERGSTVATEVRGGVTTFMAMAYILLLNPLILGGKDVDGNLLSQPGLITATALAAAATTLLMGFVGKVPLALAAGLSVSGVLSSQVAPEMTWPQAMGMCVMYGLVICLLVVTGLRELIMNAIPLPLKHGITMGIGLFIALIGLYKAGFVQKGTATPVSLGPTGELAGWPVLVFAVTLLLIFMLQARNIPGAILIGIVVGTVVAVVINKVAHVDPKIWSSGPPELTGSAVSSPDFSLFGDVEFGGWGDVGAMTVGFIVFTLVLAGFFDAMATIIGVGTEAKLADDKGRMPGLSKALFIDGAGGAIGGVAGGSGQTVFVESATGVGEGARTGLASVVTGLFFAACLFFTPLTAIVPAEVASAALVVIGAMMMQNARHVDWSDRSVAIPVFLTVVLMPFTYTITTGVAAGVISYVAIKAAQGRAREVGAFMWGLTAIFVIYFALHPIESWLGVS; encoded by the coding sequence ATGACCCAGCAGTCAGTGGAACCGAAGACCGGCGCGGAGGACGCGGGCCCGGGCTCGCGCGTCCCCGCGGGCAGATCATGGCTCGACCGGTACTTCCACATATCCGAACGCGGATCGACCGTGGCCACCGAAGTGCGCGGCGGCGTCACGACCTTCATGGCCATGGCGTACATCCTGCTGCTCAACCCGCTGATCCTCGGCGGCAAGGACGTCGACGGCAACCTCCTCAGCCAGCCCGGTCTGATCACCGCCACCGCGCTCGCCGCGGCGGCGACCACCCTGCTGATGGGCTTCGTCGGCAAGGTCCCCCTCGCGCTCGCCGCGGGACTCAGCGTCTCCGGTGTCCTGTCCTCACAGGTCGCCCCGGAGATGACCTGGCCGCAGGCCATGGGCATGTGCGTGATGTACGGGCTGGTGATCTGCCTGCTGGTGGTCACCGGTCTGCGCGAGCTGATCATGAACGCGATCCCGCTCCCGCTGAAGCACGGCATCACCATGGGCATCGGGCTCTTCATCGCCCTCATCGGCCTCTACAAGGCCGGCTTCGTCCAGAAGGGCACGGCCACTCCCGTCTCCCTCGGCCCGACCGGTGAACTCGCCGGCTGGCCCGTCCTCGTCTTCGCGGTGACCCTGCTGCTGATCTTCATGCTGCAGGCCCGCAACATCCCCGGCGCGATCCTCATCGGCATCGTGGTCGGCACCGTCGTCGCCGTCGTGATCAACAAGGTCGCCCACGTCGACCCGAAGATCTGGAGCAGCGGCCCGCCCGAGCTCACGGGCTCGGCGGTCTCCTCACCCGACTTCTCGCTCTTCGGGGACGTCGAGTTCGGCGGCTGGGGCGACGTCGGCGCGATGACCGTCGGCTTCATCGTCTTCACCCTGGTGCTGGCCGGCTTCTTCGACGCGATGGCCACCATCATCGGTGTCGGTACGGAGGCCAAGCTGGCCGACGACAAGGGCCGGATGCCCGGCCTGTCCAAGGCGCTGTTCATCGACGGCGCGGGCGGTGCGATCGGCGGCGTCGCCGGTGGCTCCGGCCAGACGGTCTTCGTCGAGTCGGCGACCGGTGTGGGAGAGGGCGCCCGGACCGGGCTCGCCTCCGTCGTCACCGGGCTCTTCTTCGCCGCATGCCTCTTCTTCACCCCGCTCACGGCGATCGTGCCGGCCGAGGTGGCGTCCGCCGCCCTGGTCGTCATCGGCGCCATGATGATGCAGAACGCCCGGCACGTGGACTGGAGTGACCGCTCGGTGGCCATCCCGGTCTTCCTGACCGTGGTCCTGATGCCGTTCACGTACACGATCACCACCGGTGTGGCCGCGGGCGTCATCAGCTACGTCGCCATCAAGGCGGCGCAGGGCCGGGCCCGTGAGGTCGGCGCCTTCATGTGGGGGCTGACGGCGATCTTCGTCATCTACTTCGCCCTGCACCCGATCGAGAGCTGGCTCGGCGTCAGCTGA
- the ureB gene encoding urease subunit beta, which yields MIPGEVRTGPGVLHINSDRQKIKLTVVNDGDRPIQIGSHFHFFDVNPALSFDRPSTKGFRLDIPSGTSLRFEPGVGAEITLVALGGRGTVPGIVVPAAPGADAAAKEAV from the coding sequence GTGATCCCCGGCGAGGTCCGGACCGGACCCGGCGTACTGCACATCAATTCCGACCGTCAGAAGATTAAGCTCACCGTGGTCAACGACGGGGACCGTCCGATTCAGATCGGATCCCATTTTCATTTCTTCGACGTCAATCCCGCCCTTTCCTTCGACCGCCCGTCGACGAAGGGATTCCGGCTCGATATTCCGTCCGGTACGTCGCTCCGCTTCGAGCCCGGCGTCGGCGCGGAGATCACCCTCGTCGCACTCGGCGGACGCGGGACGGTGCCCGGCATCGTCGTACCCGCCGCGCCGGGGGCCGACGCCGCGGCGAAGGAGGCCGTGTGA
- the ureG gene encoding urease accessory protein UreG, whose protein sequence is MRLGVAGPVGTGKSSILATLCRELAGELSMAVVTNDIYTDEDARFLRSAGVLPTERIRAVETGACPHTAIRDDVSANLDAVEDLEEAYGPLDLVLIESGGDNLTATFSPALADAQLFCIDVAGGGDVARKGGPGITGADLLIINKTDLAPYVEVDVSTMVADADAARGGLPVLALSRKDPASVAELADWVRSLLARHRAGSHVPTDPGPMAPHSHS, encoded by the coding sequence CTGCGCCTGGGCGTCGCGGGCCCGGTCGGCACCGGAAAGAGCTCCATCCTGGCCACCCTGTGCCGCGAGCTCGCCGGCGAACTCTCCATGGCGGTCGTCACCAACGACATCTACACCGACGAGGACGCCCGCTTCCTGCGCTCGGCGGGCGTCCTGCCCACCGAACGCATCCGCGCGGTCGAGACCGGCGCCTGCCCGCACACCGCGATCCGCGACGACGTCAGCGCCAACCTGGACGCCGTCGAGGATCTGGAGGAGGCGTACGGGCCGCTGGACCTGGTCCTCATCGAGAGCGGCGGCGACAACCTCACCGCCACCTTCAGCCCGGCCCTCGCCGACGCGCAGCTCTTCTGCATCGACGTCGCGGGCGGCGGCGACGTCGCCCGCAAGGGCGGCCCCGGCATCACCGGCGCCGACCTCCTGATCATCAACAAGACCGACCTCGCGCCCTACGTGGAGGTGGACGTGTCCACCATGGTCGCCGACGCCGACGCGGCCCGCGGCGGACTTCCCGTCCTCGCCCTCTCCAGGAAGGACCCGGCCTCCGTCGCCGAACTCGCCGACTGGGTACGGTCGTTGCTCGCCCGTCACCGCGCGGGCTCCCATGTCCCCACGGACCCGGGCCCCATGGCGCCCCACAGCCACTCGTGA
- a CDS encoding S8 family serine peptidase translates to MTSTPSTPAGRARPARARRRALLIATSVALVSGALLPVTGSASAAEGTAPSADRPAAPVHEYDITLVTGDVVHYADGAGKQDTVTVDRPDGATGGVHVQQAGDDIYVLPDEAGSLIAAGKLDRRLFNVSALAKMGYDDKKSGGIPLIATYPESKARSLPAAPRGSKSVRTLESIHGAALTAGKGTARTFWNDIARTSTARSLDNGIAKLWLDGRVEAALKDSVPQINAPQAWAEGYDGKGSKVAVLDTGIDADHPDVKDRVLESKSFVPGEEVDDKNGHGTHVASTIAGSGAASDGVNKGVAPAADLIIGKVLSDEGSGADSGIIEAMEWAKAEGADVVSMSLGSSIPDDGSDPMSQAVNTLSADGGPLFVIAAGNAYGAGTIGSPGSAEKALTIAAVDKQDNRADFSSMGPLTRSYGLKPDLSAPGVDINAAASQSVPGIEGMYQSMSGTSMATPHVAGAAAILKERHPDWSGQRIKEALMTSSKVLPAYTPYEQGTGRLDVKAAIDTTIEATGSVAVASYDWPHSASDPVSERTITYRNTGTEDVTLDLATDSEVDAYTLSAEQLTVPAGSTADAVLSLDPSKVANNTTFSGQVIAKDASGAVVAHTGFALDKEQELYDLTLQLRDRAGKPMDGQVVIAQLGDPELGVVAVPGDMTLRLPPGNYTAWSTADIKGDTADSQALAFLAAPEIILDKPTTVALDASKAHKVSVRTPQETETRQLRYDMARTAPDGTVQRDAFQIPMTYDQLWASPTKKVTQGSFSFLTRWRRGEKLIDLTADGRDVPVAVQGGSPVAEDSRQRLDSVFAGDGATADYAGLDVKGKAVVIRSSDTVAPADRAAAAIAAGAKALFVVNSGDGVLMESYADYGTTLPIPVASVQRLAGEGLVKAAQRGRKVTVDQRKFARYVYDLVDRHDGTIPDRSLAFAPSTRQLAKVENTFYGHRDVVGGGYRYDIPDYGFGIGFAEYEKYPATRTEWVNPLPGASFWYEDHSVFNDEGSDTSLEERSGDLDYTAGRTYPADWFAPITRPRLGTGYWGPFRSSYNDIQFNITPWTDAGAGHSGSMPDKEYDTGTIAFFQGDTLLDKSPGRAGYAWDLSPEKTPYRLVLDASRDADTWKTSVRTHTEWNFVSGALDPEGPSQADIPMLQLDYDVATDLAGDVKAGKWTEIGLSSTTQEWLEGAVKATKAALSVSYDDGETWSAVQLKKDAAGSWTARFRTPEKGATAVSLKAHTEAGNGLAVDQEIIRAFGLK, encoded by the coding sequence ATGACTTCGACACCCTCCACACCCGCCGGCCGGGCGAGACCCGCTCGCGCGCGGCGCAGAGCCCTCCTCATAGCGACCTCCGTCGCCCTGGTGAGCGGTGCGCTGCTGCCCGTCACGGGTTCCGCGTCCGCCGCCGAGGGAACCGCGCCGTCCGCCGACCGCCCGGCCGCTCCTGTCCATGAGTACGACATCACCCTGGTCACCGGCGATGTCGTCCACTACGCCGACGGCGCGGGCAAGCAGGACACCGTCACGGTGGACCGCCCCGACGGTGCGACCGGCGGCGTGCACGTCCAGCAGGCCGGGGACGACATCTACGTCCTGCCCGACGAGGCCGGAAGCCTGATCGCCGCCGGCAAGCTGGACCGCCGCCTCTTCAACGTCTCCGCGCTCGCGAAGATGGGCTACGACGACAAGAAGTCCGGCGGCATCCCGCTGATCGCCACCTACCCGGAGAGCAAGGCCCGTTCGCTGCCCGCCGCCCCGCGCGGCAGCAAGTCCGTCCGGACGCTGGAGTCCATCCACGGCGCGGCGCTGACGGCCGGCAAGGGCACCGCGCGCACCTTCTGGAACGACATCGCGAGGACGTCCACGGCCCGTTCGCTGGACAACGGCATCGCGAAGCTGTGGCTCGACGGCCGCGTCGAGGCCGCTCTCAAGGACTCCGTCCCGCAGATCAACGCCCCGCAGGCCTGGGCCGAGGGGTACGACGGCAAGGGCTCCAAGGTCGCCGTCCTGGACACCGGCATCGACGCCGACCACCCGGACGTCAAGGACCGCGTCCTGGAGTCCAAGAGCTTCGTCCCGGGCGAGGAGGTCGACGACAAGAACGGCCACGGCACGCACGTCGCGTCCACCATCGCCGGGTCCGGCGCCGCCTCCGACGGCGTCAACAAGGGCGTCGCCCCGGCCGCGGACCTGATCATCGGGAAGGTCCTCAGCGACGAGGGCTCGGGTGCCGACTCCGGCATCATCGAGGCGATGGAGTGGGCGAAGGCGGAGGGCGCCGACGTCGTCTCCATGAGCCTCGGCTCCAGCATCCCGGACGACGGTTCCGACCCGATGTCCCAGGCCGTGAACACCCTGTCCGCGGACGGCGGTCCGCTCTTCGTGATCGCCGCGGGCAACGCGTACGGCGCCGGCACCATCGGTTCGCCCGGCTCGGCGGAGAAGGCACTCACCATCGCCGCAGTCGACAAGCAGGACAACCGTGCCGACTTCTCGTCCATGGGTCCGCTGACCCGCTCCTACGGCCTCAAGCCGGACCTCTCCGCACCCGGCGTCGACATCAACGCGGCCGCCTCGCAGTCGGTCCCCGGCATCGAGGGCATGTACCAGTCGATGTCCGGTACGTCGATGGCGACCCCGCACGTCGCGGGCGCCGCCGCCATTCTGAAGGAGCGTCACCCCGACTGGTCCGGTCAGCGCATCAAGGAAGCGCTGATGACCTCGTCCAAGGTGCTGCCGGCCTACACGCCGTACGAGCAGGGAACCGGCCGCCTGGACGTGAAGGCCGCCATCGACACCACGATCGAGGCCACGGGGTCCGTCGCGGTCGCTTCGTACGACTGGCCGCACAGCGCCTCGGACCCGGTGTCCGAGCGGACGATCACCTACCGCAACACGGGTACCGAGGACGTCACCCTGGATCTGGCGACGGACAGTGAAGTCGACGCGTACACGCTGTCGGCCGAGCAGCTGACCGTCCCGGCGGGCTCGACCGCCGATGCGGTGCTCTCGCTCGATCCGTCGAAGGTCGCGAACAACACCACGTTCTCCGGACAGGTCATCGCGAAGGACGCCTCGGGCGCCGTCGTCGCGCACACCGGATTCGCCCTCGACAAGGAGCAGGAGCTCTACGACCTGACGCTCCAGCTCCGCGACCGCGCAGGCAAGCCGATGGACGGCCAGGTCGTCATCGCACAGCTCGGCGACCCCGAGCTCGGAGTCGTCGCGGTCCCCGGTGACATGACCCTGCGGCTGCCCCCGGGCAACTACACGGCCTGGTCCACAGCCGACATCAAGGGCGACACGGCCGACTCCCAGGCCCTCGCCTTCCTCGCCGCCCCCGAGATCATCCTCGACAAGCCCACCACCGTGGCGCTCGACGCGTCCAAGGCCCACAAGGTCAGCGTGCGGACACCGCAGGAGACCGAGACCCGCCAGTTGCGCTACGACATGGCGCGCACCGCACCGGACGGCACCGTCCAGCGCGACGCGTTCCAGATCCCGATGACGTACGACCAGCTGTGGGCGAGCCCGACCAAGAAGGTCACCCAGGGCAGCTTCTCCTTCCTGACGCGCTGGCGCCGAGGCGAGAAGCTGATCGACCTGACGGCCGACGGCCGCGATGTGCCGGTGGCCGTGCAGGGCGGTTCGCCCGTGGCCGAGGACAGCCGGCAGCGGCTCGACAGCGTCTTCGCGGGCGACGGCGCCACGGCCGACTACGCCGGTCTCGACGTCAAGGGCAAGGCGGTCGTGATCCGCAGCAGTGACACGGTGGCTCCCGCCGACCGGGCCGCCGCCGCGATCGCCGCGGGTGCGAAGGCCCTGTTCGTCGTCAACAGCGGCGACGGCGTCCTGATGGAGTCCTACGCCGACTACGGCACCACGCTGCCCATTCCGGTCGCCTCCGTCCAGCGCCTCGCGGGCGAGGGCCTCGTGAAGGCCGCCCAGCGCGGCAGGAAGGTGACCGTCGACCAGCGGAAGTTCGCGCGCTACGTCTACGACCTGGTCGACCGTCACGACGGCACGATCCCGGACCGCTCGCTCGCCTTCGCCCCGTCCACCCGGCAGCTCGCGAAGGTGGAGAACACCTTCTACGGCCACCGGGACGTCGTCGGCGGCGGCTACCGCTACGACATCCCCGACTACGGCTTCGGCATCGGCTTCGCCGAGTACGAGAAGTACCCGGCCACCCGCACCGAGTGGGTCAACCCCCTGCCGGGCGCCTCGTTCTGGTACGAGGACCACTCGGTCTTCAACGACGAGGGCTCGGACACCTCGCTGGAGGAGCGCAGCGGCGACCTGGACTACACGGCGGGCCGCACCTACCCCGCCGACTGGTTCGCGCCGATCACCCGGCCGCGACTGGGCACCGGCTACTGGGGACCGTTCCGGTCCTCGTACAACGACATCCAGTTCAACATCACGCCGTGGACGGACGCCGGCGCCGGCCACTCCGGCTCCATGCCCGACAAGGAGTACGACACCGGCACCATCGCCTTCTTCCAGGGCGACACCCTGCTGGACAAGTCCCCCGGCCGCGCGGGCTACGCCTGGGACCTCTCACCCGAGAAGACCCCGTACCGGCTGGTGCTCGACGCCTCGCGCGACGCGGACACCTGGAAGACCTCGGTGCGCACGCACACCGAGTGGAACTTCGTCTCCGGCGCGCTCGACCCCGAAGGGCCCTCGCAGGCCGACATCCCGATGCTTCAGCTGGACTACGACGTCGCCACCGACCTGGCCGGTGACGTGAAGGCCGGGAAGTGGACCGAGATCGGCCTGTCGTCCACCACGCAGGAGTGGCTGGAGGGCGCTGTGAAGGCGACGAAGGCCGCGCTGTCGGTCAGCTACGACGACGGGGAGACCTGGAGCGCGGTGCAGCTGAAGAAGGACGCGGCCGGTTCCTGGACCGCCCGGTTCAGGACCCCCGAGAAGGGCGCCACCGCTGTTTCGCTCAAGGCGCACACCGAGGCCGGCAACGGTCTCGCCGTGGACCAGGAGATCATCCGGGCCTTCGGCCTGAAATGA
- a CDS encoding XdhC family protein, with protein MLDIAEELDRWAGQGRDFAVATVVAVGGSAPRQPGAALAVDRDGTVIGSVSGGCVEGAVYELCQQALDDGITVRERFGYSDEDAFAVGLTCGGVIDILVTPVRADDPARPVFAAALAAASRGEAAAVARITDGPAELLGRPLLVHPDGGYEGGLGGHPELDRTAAAETRAMLDAGRTGTLTIGADGSQCGQPLTLLVESSVPPPRMIVFGAIDFASALVRAGKFLGYHVTVCDARPVFATKARFPDADELVVDWPHRYLAATGVDARTVLCVLTHDAKFDIPLLEAALKLPVAYVGAMGSRRTHLERNDRLRDAGVTELELARLHSPIGLDLGARTPEETALSIAAEIVADRRGGSGVPLTGAHTPIHHTGTPAPAGRIASVA; from the coding sequence ATGCTGGACATCGCCGAGGAGCTCGACCGATGGGCCGGGCAGGGACGCGACTTCGCCGTCGCCACCGTCGTCGCCGTCGGCGGCAGTGCGCCCCGGCAGCCGGGTGCGGCGCTCGCCGTCGACCGTGACGGCACGGTGATCGGCTCGGTCTCCGGCGGGTGTGTGGAGGGCGCGGTGTACGAACTGTGCCAACAGGCCCTCGACGACGGCATCACCGTACGGGAGCGGTTCGGCTACAGCGACGAGGACGCCTTCGCGGTGGGCCTGACCTGCGGCGGCGTCATCGACATCCTGGTGACCCCGGTCAGGGCGGACGACCCCGCCCGCCCGGTGTTCGCCGCCGCGCTCGCCGCCGCCTCGCGGGGGGAGGCGGCGGCGGTGGCCCGGATCACCGACGGCCCCGCCGAACTCCTCGGCCGGCCCCTGCTGGTCCACCCCGACGGCGGTTACGAGGGCGGGCTCGGCGGACACCCGGAGCTGGACCGCACCGCGGCGGCCGAGACCCGGGCGATGCTGGACGCGGGCCGCACCGGAACCCTCACCATCGGCGCGGACGGCTCGCAGTGCGGGCAGCCGCTCACCCTGCTCGTCGAGTCCAGCGTCCCGCCGCCCCGGATGATCGTGTTCGGGGCCATCGACTTCGCCTCCGCACTGGTACGGGCCGGGAAGTTCCTCGGCTACCACGTCACGGTGTGCGACGCGCGCCCCGTCTTCGCCACGAAGGCGCGATTCCCGGACGCCGACGAGCTGGTCGTCGACTGGCCGCACCGCTACCTGGCCGCCACCGGCGTGGACGCCCGCACCGTCCTGTGCGTCCTGACGCACGACGCCAAGTTCGACATCCCGCTCCTGGAGGCGGCACTGAAGCTGCCGGTCGCCTACGTCGGCGCGATGGGCTCGCGCCGCACCCATCTGGAGCGCAACGACCGGCTGCGCGACGCCGGCGTCACCGAACTGGAACTGGCCAGGCTGCACTCGCCGATCGGCCTCGACCTCGGCGCCCGTACACCCGAGGAGACGGCCCTCTCGATCGCCGCCGAGATAGTCGCCGACCGCCGCGGCGGCAGCGGTGTCCCGCTGACCGGCGCCCATACCCCGATCCATCACACCGGCACCCCGGCACCGGCCGGGCGCATCGCCTCCGTGGCCTGA
- a CDS encoding urease subunit gamma, protein MFLTPSDTEKLLLSVAGMVARDRRARGVRLNYPEAVALLACWAMERAREGARVADLMTAGRSVLTRADVLEGVPEMLHDVQVEATFPDGRKLVTITSPIP, encoded by the coding sequence ATGTTTCTCACTCCGTCCGACACGGAGAAATTGCTGCTGAGTGTTGCCGGAATGGTCGCCCGTGACCGGCGGGCGCGGGGCGTGCGCCTCAACTATCCCGAGGCCGTCGCGCTCCTCGCCTGCTGGGCGATGGAACGGGCCCGCGAAGGGGCCCGCGTCGCCGACCTCATGACCGCGGGGCGATCCGTCCTCACCCGTGCTGACGTGCTCGAAGGTGTTCCGGAGATGCTCCACGACGTCCAGGTCGAGGCGACCTTCCCCGACGGGCGCAAGCTCGTCACGATCACCTCGCCGATCCCGTGA
- a CDS encoding urease accessory protein UreD, producing MNEPVVVAVERDTSGRHLARELRPGAFLAPRPLMPESDRIRIALVGTRAGLLAGDDLGLRISVGPGARLELVEPAGLVAYDHRGGSSRWRARVDIAEGGELLWHGLPFVVSDGADVVRTMDARLAAGARMLWRDTLVLGRSGERGGSLRATTRVTYDGRELLVEDLDLTDPELRELPGLLGPHRVIGAVTALGATPAGPPHPCRADLAGPGAQVRLLDTVAPAVEAELTAVWESWLTP from the coding sequence GTGAACGAACCGGTTGTCGTCGCCGTCGAACGCGACACCTCGGGCCGCCATCTGGCGCGCGAGCTGCGGCCCGGCGCGTTCCTCGCGCCCCGCCCCCTGATGCCGGAGTCCGACCGGATACGGATCGCCCTGGTCGGCACCCGGGCCGGGCTGCTGGCCGGTGACGACCTCGGGCTGCGGATCTCCGTCGGTCCGGGCGCGCGCCTGGAGCTCGTGGAGCCGGCCGGTCTCGTCGCCTACGACCATCGCGGCGGCAGCTCCCGCTGGCGGGCCCGCGTCGACATCGCCGAGGGCGGCGAACTCCTGTGGCACGGCCTGCCGTTCGTCGTCTCCGATGGAGCGGACGTCGTCCGGACGATGGATGCGCGACTCGCCGCCGGGGCCCGGATGCTGTGGCGCGACACCCTGGTACTCGGCCGCTCCGGCGAACGCGGCGGGAGCCTGCGGGCCACGACCCGGGTGACGTACGACGGACGCGAGCTCCTCGTCGAGGACCTCGATCTGACCGACCCGGAGCTGCGCGAGCTGCCCGGCCTTCTCGGCCCTCACCGCGTCATCGGCGCCGTCACGGCACTCGGCGCGACCCCGGCGGGTCCGCCGCACCCCTGTCGCGCCGACCTGGCGGGGCCGGGTGCGCAGGTGCGGCTGCTGGACACGGTCGCCCCGGCCGTCGAGGCGGAGCTGACCGCGGTCTGGGAGTCCTGGCTCACCCC
- a CDS encoding urease accessory protein UreF, whose protein sequence is MASLASLLLGDGRLPVGAYTYSAGLEPAVEAGLTRDRIPALLKARLHTTAVTEAAAAVLALRAARQDPVDYGPVQEALAARTPVAPQREASAALGRGVRRLARRLAPDHPAVTALAALSGRPLRPVTLGALGAVLKVTETELAHAVVYDELQTIAAAALKLLPGDPLDSVAWILAAEPDAARAVTAALAVRSPDRLPARTAPLTEQWALEHARRERRLFLA, encoded by the coding sequence ATGGCGTCCCTCGCCTCTCTGCTGCTCGGCGACGGACGGCTCCCGGTCGGCGCGTACACCTACAGCGCGGGACTCGAACCCGCCGTCGAAGCAGGCCTCACCCGCGACCGGATCCCCGCACTCCTCAAGGCCCGGCTGCACACCACCGCCGTCACCGAGGCCGCCGCCGCCGTCCTCGCCCTGCGGGCCGCCCGCCAGGACCCGGTCGACTACGGGCCCGTACAGGAGGCCCTGGCCGCCCGGACCCCGGTCGCCCCCCAGCGCGAGGCGTCGGCGGCGCTCGGCCGGGGGGTGCGGCGGCTGGCCCGGCGGCTGGCCCCGGACCACCCGGCGGTCACCGCGCTGGCCGCCCTGAGCGGCCGGCCCCTGCGGCCGGTCACGCTCGGCGCACTCGGAGCCGTACTGAAGGTCACCGAGACGGAACTGGCGCACGCCGTCGTCTACGACGAGCTCCAGACCATCGCCGCCGCCGCACTGAAGCTCCTGCCCGGCGACCCGCTCGACTCGGTGGCCTGGATCCTCGCCGCCGAACCCGACGCGGCACGGGCGGTGACCGCCGCCCTCGCCGTACGGAGCCCGGACCGGCTGCCCGCCCGTACCGCCCCGCTCACCGAACAGTGGGCGCTCGAACACGCACGACGCGAACGGAGACTCTTCCTTGCCTGA
- a CDS encoding urease subunit alpha — protein sequence MAQLTRAAYAALYGPTTGDRVRLADTDLWIEVEEDRCFGGEEAVFGGGKSIRESMGQATTSRAEGALDLVITNVVVLDHWGVVKTDIGIRAGRIVALGRSGNPDIADGIHPDLVIGPGTDVVSGEGRILTAGAVDTHVHFLMPETLHEALATGTTTVIGGGTGATEGSKATTVTPGAWNLAMMHRSLDRVPLNVMLFGKGSTVGEDALREAALGGAGGYKVHEDWGATPAAIDAALKAADTYGLQVALHGDSLNEAGYVEGTLDAIAGRGIHVFHAEGAGGGHAPDIITVASHPNILPASTNPTLPHTVNTVDEHLDMLMVCHHLNPRVPEDLAFAESRIRATTIAAEDILHDIGALSITSSDAQAMGRIGEVVCRTWQVAHVMKQRFGDRGSALPADNERARRYVAKYTICPAVAHGIDHVVGSVEPGKLADLVLWDPAFFGIRPAAVIKGGMVVYAPLGDANAAIPTTQPVLLRPTAAAEAAPHLSVTFVAPAALADGLAERLGLVRELVAVRPTRHLTKADLPNNTALPAIEVDPETFAIRIDGELVEPSPAAELPLTQRYSLF from the coding sequence ATGGCACAACTGACCCGCGCCGCCTATGCGGCGCTCTACGGACCCACCACCGGTGACCGCGTCCGGCTCGCCGACACCGACCTCTGGATCGAGGTCGAGGAGGACCGCTGCTTCGGCGGCGAGGAGGCCGTCTTCGGCGGCGGCAAGTCCATCCGCGAATCGATGGGCCAGGCGACCACCTCGCGCGCCGAGGGCGCCCTCGACCTCGTCATCACGAATGTCGTGGTCCTCGACCACTGGGGCGTCGTCAAGACGGACATCGGCATCCGGGCCGGACGCATCGTCGCCCTCGGCCGCTCCGGCAACCCCGACATCGCCGACGGGATCCACCCGGACCTCGTCATCGGGCCCGGCACCGACGTGGTCTCCGGCGAGGGCCGCATCCTGACCGCCGGGGCCGTCGACACTCATGTCCACTTCCTCATGCCGGAGACCCTCCACGAGGCCCTGGCCACCGGCACCACGACCGTCATCGGCGGCGGCACCGGAGCCACCGAGGGCTCCAAGGCCACCACCGTCACCCCCGGTGCCTGGAACCTCGCGATGATGCACCGGTCCCTGGACCGCGTCCCGCTCAACGTCATGCTCTTCGGCAAGGGCTCCACCGTCGGCGAGGACGCCCTGCGCGAGGCGGCGCTCGGCGGCGCGGGCGGCTACAAGGTCCACGAGGACTGGGGCGCCACCCCCGCCGCCATCGACGCCGCACTGAAGGCCGCCGACACCTACGGCCTCCAGGTCGCCCTGCACGGCGACAGCCTCAACGAGGCCGGCTACGTCGAGGGCACCCTGGACGCCATCGCCGGCCGCGGCATCCATGTCTTCCACGCCGAGGGCGCGGGCGGCGGCCACGCACCCGACATCATCACCGTGGCCTCCCACCCCAACATCCTCCCGGCGTCCACCAACCCCACGCTCCCGCACACCGTCAACACCGTCGACGAACACCTCGACATGCTGATGGTCTGCCACCACCTCAACCCGCGCGTCCCCGAGGACCTCGCCTTCGCCGAGTCCCGCATCCGCGCCACCACCATCGCGGCCGAGGACATCCTCCACGACATCGGCGCCCTCTCCATCACCTCCTCCGACGCCCAGGCCATGGGCCGCATCGGCGAGGTCGTCTGCCGCACCTGGCAGGTCGCCCATGTGATGAAGCAGCGCTTCGGGGACCGCGGCAGTGCCCTGCCCGCCGACAACGAACGCGCCCGCCGCTACGTCGCCAAGTACACGATCTGCCCCGCCGTCGCCCATGGCATCGACCATGTCGTCGGCTCCGTCGAGCCGGGCAAGCTCGCCGACCTGGTGCTCTGGGACCCCGCCTTCTTCGGCATCCGCCCCGCCGCCGTCATCAAGGGCGGCATGGTCGTGTACGCACCCCTCGGCGACGCCAACGCCGCGATCCCCACCACCCAGCCCGTGCTCCTGCGCCCCACCGCCGCCGCCGAGGCCGCCCCGCACCTGTCCGTCACCTTCGTCGCCCCGGCCGCCCTGGCCGACGGTCTGGCCGAACGCCTCGGACTCGTACGCGAACTGGTCGCCGTGCGTCCCACCCGCCACCTCACCAAGGCCGATCTGCCGAACAACACCGCGCTCCCGGCCATCGAGGTCGATCCGGAGACCTTCGCCATCCGCATCGACGGGGAGCTCGTCGAGCCGTCGCCCGCCGCCGAACTGCCGCTGACCCAGCGGTACTCCCTGTTCTGA